In Rutidosis leptorrhynchoides isolate AG116_Rl617_1_P2 chromosome 6, CSIRO_AGI_Rlap_v1, whole genome shotgun sequence, the DNA window cacttgatgataatgggctcattaatagaatcaattgacattacaggagggaaagtgattgggagaagctcccaatcttggtgatcattgtactttctccgctggctgattttctctgcgtcaaccatgttaatggttaagtcggcatttttcgctttgtcaactttctgccacgcgaaagtcttagacttcgaagcctcttctgcggcctttcccttgtcctttttaggtggttttagatgatccaatttgcccgcgcgaagcgcctccagaacccgttccatcaagtttttacaccgattggtgtcgtgaccataatcgtcatgaaattcacaatactttgttttgtcccgcttaccaaattccgtAAGCGGAGTTGGGCAAAGGTAGCGCAcaccggttcggttgccaaaatttcttttggcgttttggacaaacttttaagcagcgcatagttctgattattgatgccgcgctgattattgtttcgataattgccacttgatttccctttatcattcctgatgggaccaccgctaggataccttccacgagagttgttaccacgattttgatcgcgcgaacgatcatcatcgtccttcctctcgttgcgtgagctagctgttggaatgtcattatcttcgccactccgcatatagtcgtggcattcattaagcgcctcagcataagttgttgggactgtatggcgcagacgccttaccagtgttggatgacgttctgagtttataccatgtatgagtccggaaatctgttgctctggtttgagatctggtatacgcaggcactcattagtataccttgtgagaaattcgcccaaagattccttggacttctgcacgatgtcatggcattcaatgtgagtgcgcttgcgtggtctctgattctgatattgcagcaaaaactttgtccgcagatccataaacccggcaatactacccgccggcaacttattaaaccactcacgagcaataccctgtagtgtcataggaaatatctgacacgcaaccggatccacccagccttgagtgcgcattgcgccttcgaaacgctgtaaaaaatcatctagatcggtcaggccattgtaagtacccaacgtgctaggtatctttggtgctgatggaaacgggtatgcggatatatgcggaggaaacttgtcaaaggtagtcggtagctcgaagggtggtttaacaggatcccctttcaagtttgcaaagaaacgcttcatcatgtcctgaacaaagtcaggttgtgaaaataagtgaaccatatcaggaggtgcggcctgcatgaattgacttgcaagatttgcctgcccttgaacattttgccaaggttgaccctgcgtctgcggatataaccaaggctgctgcgttggaaaagagggataacttaaagacgcagagtacacaggtggctgtaaaggaagcgaaacctgtggcgcagatatctgcgaaacttgaggatacacacttaaaagcccaactgtatgcgctgtgctttgctgctgcgctgttatcggcgcccaatgagagtttgcatctgggatgacaccaaatccccaactattaagtaacgcctgcgcatccgcaggagttaaaaattgtgaaactgggcgcggtggttgccaaggttgcaacggtgtaaatgacgaattctgctgaatgctctgcgtatgcagaggtattgaaacagtggtactgtaaataggtacctggccgcagcaaaccacatgcggccccgttgttccaccgctagtgcctgcaaagatgacccttggatccactgacgaaaagtccagccgcgtggttgtgattggtgagtttgctcttggcggtgtgaccccgtctgaatatatcggcttgtacctctgaaagggttcgccggatataggtggagggtatatcgtgtaccccgcctgaatagcggcccccgtagtcataaccggtgtatgttgactaccagacggtgcattctgaacatctgtttgggtatgttccgatgattcctcggaagtcatgatactgttaaagaaaaaattcaaaaattttgtaaataacgagtcatacaattcaaaaccttaaaagaaaaagcaattaaacagtcttgaattaattcgactctcaatgaaagcaccacttgatcatgcatattttaaccgtggggtttaatatgcctgctcaatacataaggaggggtttaaggatcttagaacgtggctctccggtccggctaccgtgaataaccctggccgacatgatgatgtcggcggggtggccaagtgattaagtccacctctgataacggtcatcgatcaagaggccccaaataaggtcgtagttactagcttacgaaagactaacctgttaaccttgaagagatgctgaatgatgctgttttgcgtaatgtatctcgtgtgcgatagttacgtaatatgccgtgtctggtaaatgatgattagtgttgtatttataggcaaaccctaattctagaaccgtcccagatcacgttaatctcatccataactgactcccccgaatcacggatataattatggaaaagatatttacttgacagctaagcaaacgccgtaccgggaacaaaggaatcagatacaatccgcataccgcatagcgcacacaagcacacgcatacgcatactattaagcgcccgcatgcatatgaggtgcgcatgcgggttgcggtatcattaattgCAAAACAAacgtgaaaaataaaaaaaaaaaaaaaaaataataacagtaGCATTTATTTAGCAAGTACTAAAGATGAGGATAGCACACAGTTGGGACAAGGTTGAGGACATTTTTCCTTTTAACAGTTGCACCAAAAGATTCAATCATATCAAGATCTTCATTTTTCAAGTTACCATCTGCTAATTTCCAGTCAAAATGGTAAAGCAAACACGCAAGCGGAAGCTCAATATTCGCTAATCCAAACGATATACCCGGACAAATTCTCCTACCAGCACCAAACGGAATATATTCAAAGTCAACTCCTCTAAAATCCAACGAGCTATTCGCGAATCTTTCCGGGTCAAATATCTCCGGATCTATCCAATAATTTGGATCTCTACCGATGGCCCACGCATTCACAATCACTTTTGTTCGCGCCGGAATATCGTATCCATCGATCACGCATTTCTCTCTGCTCTCCATCGGCAGCATTAACGGTGCAGGCGGGTGTAATCTTAAAGTTTCTTTAATAACCAACTTTAAAAAATCTAACGACTGAAGTCCTGTTTCGTCAACAATTGCTTTTGAGTTGAAAACTCGTCTAACTTCCGTTTGTGCTTTCTCCATTATTCTTGGATTCTTTAGCAACTCAGACATTGCCCATTCTATAACAGTTGAAGACGTGTCACTACCGGCAGATATTATATCCTGAAATGTAAATTAACATGAATCAAATCTCAAAACTACAACTGTATAAAAAGTTAGTTACTTGAAATATAAATTGGGACCAAAGTTTGTTACTTTTTAATGATAGGTTTCTTGGGCTGCAAACAAGTtgagtttttatcaaattatttgAGCTGAAACTTGACTCGAGCTTGTTCCAGTTGACCTTGAAACATCTGATGAGTCAAGCTTGAAACTTTTTTGAAAATTTGCTAAAAACAGGAACATTAAATCATTAAAATGCAAATATACTAACCAAGATGATTGCTTTGATATTGACCATGGTCAAAGGAACTTCAAGATTGCCATGCTGCTTGACCTTGAGAAGAACATCTACCAATAAATTGTTGACATCACCTTCTCCTTCTTCATGTGTCTTATGCTCTCCGATGATGTCATCTAACATGTCATCAAATCTCTTATGGATCTTTTCAAGTTTGGGCCTAAGCCCACTAAGAAAAGATACAACTTTAGAAGAAGGGTACAAATCAGCAAGACTAAATCCTCCAGATAAGACTATGGCTTCATCGACGAGTGATATCAACGCTTCTTGGTGTTTTAACTTCTTTCCGAACACTGATCGTGTAGTGATCCCGTATGTCAGTGCGTATATACGTTCACTAAGATTGATCGAAGATCCCGATTGTTCGAAAATGGTGCGAATGAAACGATAGACCTCTTGTTCCCTAATTGGTCTAAGTGATTGAACATGTTTAGTGCTTAAAAGCTCTGAATTGCATATCCTTCTTAATTGTCTCCAATAATCACCATATGGTGAAAACATAATGTTTGTTGATTTATAAGCTATGATATCTGCTGCAAGAAGAAAAGGGCGATTAGCGAAGTTTACATCGTGGGTTTTCATAATCTCTTTGGCGGTTTTTGCTGACGAAGCGATGATGGTGGAATTCTCGCCGAATTGTAGGTGCATCAGCGGTCCATATTTCTGTGCCAAGTCTCTCAAAGTATGATGTGGCAGTGGGCCCGCAACATCAAGAATGTTTCCTATGAGAAACAGCTTTTTTGGCCCAGGTGGTAGATTAGGTTTTGAATTATTGTCATTCGACAACTTCAAAAGTTTGATTACGATTAAAATGAAGAGAATTGTAAAGATGAATTGAAACAGAGTGAAAGTGAACTCCATTAAGGATCTGAATCTGGGATCAGTTCAGTACAGGAGCTTATTATATAGCATatagtttatttatatattataactaatACTGAAACATTGTTGACAATTCGATACAAGGCAAACAAGTTCATTTGAAAATGACTGATTAACACAATATGTTGTCTAAAAAAAGAACAAAAAATGCAGCCTAAGATGCTCTTGAGCATGTCAATAGCAACACTAAAAAACAAGAGTATACCATCATCGGATAATTCAGAGCCAGCATCTGTTTTCGGCTCATTGAGTGTATCTTTCAATGTGATAGGATATTGTAAATTTTCAGATAAGATATTCATGTTAATCCTGTAATTTGGCCCCATAAGACAATATGCATAAGTTACAAACATACATTAGCTTACCATTTTAGACAACGGGCCTGTTTTGACCCACGCTAAAATGTGACCTGTTTTGACCCACTAAAGTATGACCTATTTTGACACGTTACCCAACCCCTCCGTCTTGTCACTTCTTATAAGAGGAAACAAAAAAAGAATTGCAACAGAGGAAAGGCAGACTCTGTGAGGTAAGTGTAGGAGAAATCTAGTCTTTTTAGGACAATAAATTGTTTTTATATATCAAGAAACGGGTCAAAAGATGCATTACGTGACATACAATAGATGCTATGTTGTAACCTTAATCATATTCTCGTGTTGTGTTAATTTATGAGTACGCGTAGATAATGAGGCCAAGATAAAAAAAAACAGGAACTATCTCATCAAATTGAAATAGTATGATAACATTTCAATTAAAAACTTATTGTATTCAAGAAATATGCAGATAATTATGTCTAATATCTTAAAGGAAATCCTAAAGGAACTCAAGAACAAAGATTATCAACTAGCTTTATttatcaaatataatataactgcaTATAGATAATAGATACAGTATACAGTATAGTTAGTGAAGTACCTTTTTAGAAACCAATCATTGCCTCATTTCTACTATAAGACAATTGTAATTGCATATCCAAACAATATCCCAATGATACTAAAGTGACCATCATAAACATCCTCAAGACCACAAAATCATCTTTTATTCATCAAAACAGTAGTAACATCTGTTGGTACAGCTAAAAGACACTTAACATATATAGAAAATTAGAACATGATTAATCTCACCTATTTAAATAACATAATCAGACCATTCATTTATATGTAAAGTATGGTCCATAGTAAGACCAGGGATCTTATCAAGCTTAACAGGATTTTCTTTTCCACCAATTAACTTAGCCGGGTTCCCAACCGCAGTCGTTCGAGCCGGTACGTCTCTTAAAACCACCGAACCCGCCCCAATTTTAGCACCATCACCAATCCTAACATTACCCAAAACACAAGTTCCAGCCCCAATCAAGACCCCATCTCCAATCTTCGGATGCCTATCACCACTCATTTTTCCAGTGCCTCCCAATGTGACATTATGCAAAATTGAAACATTGTTTCCAATAACAGCAGTCTCCCCAATAACTAGTCCAGTAGCATGATCAAGCAATATCCCATGACCGATTTTCGCGCCTGGATGTATATCTAATGCGAAAACCTCAGAAACCCTATTTTGAATAATAAAGGCAATAACTTTTCTATCAAGTGACCATAATTTGTGTGCTATTCTATGAGCTTGGCAAGCAAGAAACCCCTTAAAGTTCAAGAAACATTGGACATAAGTAAGGCAAGCAGGGTCTCTTTCTTTAACAGCTACTAAATCATATTTAACAGCTTTAACTATATCTTGATCATCAATAAGTACATCCATGAAAAGATCATAAAGGGGTCCACTTGGAAGACTTAAATCTCCAAGCTTTAAAGATAGATGATTAGCTAAAGCACTTTCAATTGAATGATGAGACAAGATTGACCTATGATAGTAGTTTGACAAAATGGGTTCTTGATTAACATCTGATTCAGCTTCAGTTTTCATCATTAtcattacatcatcatcatcataatcatcatcatcatctttggttTTGTGTATAGGAGGAAGGAGGGTTTGTGTGTGAATTTTTGAGATAATTTGTTGGCAGGAGAATTGATCAGGGGAATCAGGTCTGAGGAAATTAGggccatgattattattattattagtatcaaagaTTTGGGTTCTTGAATCGTGTATACAAGCAGTCATCTTTTTGTGTAGCTTTTTAGGGCAAATGTTGTATGAGAAAGAATGTAATGGTCCCAGAAAATGAAGAGACATGGAATGAAGAAGATGATTTTTGGAAATTTGTGGATGATTGAGAATAAAAAGCAAGTATTTATTGGTTTGAAGGAGGCGTGGATAGGGCAAAAACCAGAGCTTTTTGATTCATGGGAGAAAAAAAGAAACGAAAACGACAACTTATttgaaaaaaaattgtaaaaagacAATTCGTTTGGGAAAATTAAAGGAATGATGGCTTTGTTATGTTTGATTGAGGGCTGCGGTAACAAGTTGCTGCGGTCGGAGAACGTGGATGTGTCCCACTCAGCACTCGATCACTCATCATTACGATTGAAAAAAGAATCGTACCAGATGAAAAATCGAAACCTAGTACTTTTGAATCGCGTTCTGGTCTAGGTATTCGGGTCTTGGGCGGGTATGAGAAAGGTTATAAAAAAAATTACGGATTCGGGTTCGGGATGGAATTAGCTATATACTCGTGTGCCCGACCCGTTTAACCAAATCGATGGGGATTTCAAATTTATAATCGATGGGGACTTCAATTTTTATAATCGATGGGGATTTCAAATCAGTGAATTATGGCAGTGCGATAGAATATAAACCGCACAATCAAAAGTTCTAAGATTATAAATATTTggttgatggccaaaagcaagttgcaagggagaataagtATGACTTGCactggtctaatgcgaatcaatgatgcggCATGTagaattgcatgaccccataaagATACCGGGAGTTttattctcattatcaatggtctaaatattagctgcaagcgtttaatcaataattcagctaaaccattttgtgtatccaCATGAAGagcaggatgttcaacaacaaaaCATGCAAAATTTATTAAATACTTGAGATATAAACTTACCAACATTATCCATTCTCACCTTTTTAATAATATAATCTGAAAAATGTGTTCTTAATtttataatttgagcaagaaactttgcaaaagtCATATTTCGATTTGATAATAAATAGACATGAGACCATATGCTAGACgcgtctattagaatcatgaaatatctaaatagtccacatggtggatgaatgggTCCACAAATATAACtcagaattctttcaagaaacattgatgATTCTTTTTTAACCGTAAAAGATGATGGtattattatcaatttttcaagtgagcatgatgtacagtataacatattaattgtgaacttatatactttccggaaattacctacccgttaaagatttcacaagtaatattttgtacaaaagaatttttattaccgtctttatgaaaatatatgtatgtatattttcttcagatgtaatacagatttgatgagttaatatcatattaagctcatttgatttttttgacttgaattagaaatgaataatctctaaaacattaaagatttaataatctttacgaagtatttcactaatgtaatcaatacttcattatttattcttgttgatattccttggtgaagggtgttgatattcgtgaaattcttgcaaacttcgcaaggtgcaaatgatgttttctagaaagtttcgagtgcatcgaagatgaaagtgtaaaatcaaccaaatTATtgtataatacacttggtttattatgaaacggaattctttggattgaaacagagattgtagttaacgaaggttaagttgttaacgaaggatgtatatcatagcatattagtaatatgaatttaaccgagtagtatttaccctttttcaattcatacttaatagctt includes these proteins:
- the LOC139852859 gene encoding cytochrome P450 71D10-like translates to MEFTFTLFQFIFTILFILIVIKLLKLSNDNNSKPNLPPGPKKLFLIGNILDVAGPLPHHTLRDLAQKYGPLMHLQFGENSTIIASSAKTAKEIMKTHDVNFANRPFLLAADIIAYKSTNIMFSPYGDYWRQLRRICNSELLSTKHVQSLRPIREQEVYRFIRTIFEQSGSSINLSERIYALTYGITTRSVFGKKLKHQEALISLVDEAIVLSGGFSLADLYPSSKVVSFLSGLRPKLEKIHKRFDDMLDDIIGEHKTHEEGEGDVNNLLVDVLLKVKQHGNLEVPLTMVNIKAIILDIISAGSDTSSTVIEWAMSELLKNPRIMEKAQTEVRRVFNSKAIVDETGLQSLDFLKLVIKETLRLHPPAPLMLPMESREKCVIDGYDIPARTKVIVNAWAIGRDPNYWIDPEIFDPERFANSSLDFRGVDFEYIPFGAGRRICPGISFGLANIELPLACLLYHFDWKLADGNLKNEDLDMIESFGATVKRKNVLNLVPTVCYPHL
- the LOC139852415 gene encoding serine acetyltransferase 1, chloroplastic-like — translated: MSLHFLGPLHSFSYNICPKKLHKKMTACIHDSRTQIFDTNNNNNHGPNFLRPDSPDQFSCQQIISKIHTQTLLPPIHKTKDDDDDYDDDDVMIMMKTEAESDVNQEPILSNYYHRSILSHHSIESALANHLSLKLGDLSLPSGPLYDLFMDVLIDDQDIVKAVKYDLVAVKERDPACLTYVQCFLNFKGFLACQAHRIAHKLWSLDRKVIAFIIQNRVSEVFALDIHPGAKIGHGILLDHATGLVIGETAVIGNNVSILHNVTLGGTGKMSGDRHPKIGDGVLIGAGTCVLGNVRIGDGAKIGAGSVVLRDVPARTTAVGNPAKLIGGKENPVKLDKIPGLTMDHTLHINEWSDYVI